The Amycolatopsis sp. NBC_01480 genome segment GTCGACGAGCCGCGGCTGCCGGCCACGGTGTCGGTCACGCTGCCGAAGGTCAGCGCGTGCGGCGCCGCGCCGTCGAAGGAGGAGGCCGTCGCCTATTACTGCGGCGGCGACACCACGATCTACGCGCCCACCGACTGGATGCTGTCGGACGCCGGGCTGAACCGCTCGCGCCACCTCGCGACCATCGCCCACGAGTACGGCCACCACGTGCAGCGGGAGAGCGGCATCCTGGCCGCGGCGGCGGACAAGATGTCCACACCGGACCAGAGCAGCCCGGGCGACCAGGCGATCGTGCGCCGGATCGAGTTGCAGGCCAACTGTTTCGGCGCGCTGTTCATCGCCAGCGCGATCGGCCAGGGCTCGGTCAGCCGCGCGATCGGCAACGCCGCGGTCGCCGACTACGGCCGGGCCGACGACAGCGTGGACCACGGCAGCCGCGCGCACCAGCTGTCCTGGGCGAAGGCCGGGTTCTCCGGCGGGACCACGGCCGCCTGCAACACCTGGGCCGCGCCGGCGGACCAGGTCAGCTAGGGCCGCGCCACGCAACGTTGGGCCGGTAGTTCATGTCTCGGCCGGAGAGTCCTTGACGGCGTGCGGACGAACCTAGGCCGTCCAGCCGGGGTCGCGGCCGAGCAGGCCGAGGAACCGGTCCAGCTCGCTCGCGCTCGCGGGCACGTCGACCACCGCGGCGAAGGTGCCGTTCTTCTGGCGTTCTTCGGCGTCGGCCGGGATCACGGCGGCGAACTGCAGCGCCGTGGTCACGGCTTCAGGCACCGGCTCGTAGGGCAGGTCCAGTGTCCTGGCCAGGTCCCAGCCGTGGGCGACGGTGTCGACCAGGTGCATCGCGGCGGCCACCTCGCCGGGGAAGGTGCCGAAGGTGTTGATCCGCAGCTGCCGCGCGGGCACGCCGTCCTCGGCGAACGCCTTCAGGAAGTCCTCGACCGAAGCCGCGTACGAGGCGTACGCGTCGGCGCCGAGTTCGCCGGACTCCCAGTCGGCCGCGGAGCCGTGGCGCGCGGCTTCGGCGAAGGCGTGGTTCTCGCTGACCTGGTGGCGCAGCAGATCGGCGAGCGTCCAGCCGGCGCACGGGGTCGGCCGGTCCAGGTCCGCGGAGGTGGCACCGGCGACGATCTTGTCGAGGACGAGCAGGGACTGGCGGTCGAGTTCGAACGGGGTCATGCCCGAACGCTAACCGC includes the following:
- a CDS encoding TIGR03086 family metal-binding protein is translated as MTPFELDRQSLLVLDKIVAGATSADLDRPTPCAGWTLADLLRHQVSENHAFAEAARHGSAADWESGELGADAYASYAASVEDFLKAFAEDGVPARQLRINTFGTFPGEVAAAMHLVDTVAHGWDLARTLDLPYEPVPEAVTTALQFAAVIPADAEERQKNGTFAAVVDVPASASELDRFLGLLGRDPGWTA
- a CDS encoding neutral zinc metallopeptidase, whose protein sequence is MTERADGDGPPEQAGPPLPPPVVARPPGFVAPPGPYWPPTAWAPPPPPPRRRGLAGGMIALVIVVAAVALMAAVPRQLSGNAVAAPGSAQRSEAGRPLNGAGTDPRAVAQLETNPLLADGVTLARVSCDLPALGREDAQLQGFYSALVSCLDQAWRPALDKVDEPRLPATVSVTLPKVSACGAAPSKEEAVAYYCGGDTTIYAPTDWMLSDAGLNRSRHLATIAHEYGHHVQRESGILAAAADKMSTPDQSSPGDQAIVRRIELQANCFGALFIASAIGQGSVSRAIGNAAVADYGRADDSVDHGSRAHQLSWAKAGFSGGTTAACNTWAAPADQVS